CGTCTGTAAGGTTCACCTTTTGCCGGAGAGGTCGAGCGGCAGTGAGCGCAGCGTACGCCGTCCGAAGCGGAAAAACCGAACAGGTAAAATCCGGCGTACATATTGACGCAGGGATGCGCATTCCTTATTATTAATTTATTGTGCTTATTCGCTATGGAACGGACGAACGGGGCAAACCCGTCAAAAAGGCTCTCATCTACACAAAACTTGAACACGGCATTGCAAAAGATAAAATCGACGTCGACGCGCTCAGGATAATCGAGCGGCTGCGCGGCGCGGGTTTCAGCGCGTACATCGTCGGAGGGGCGGTGCGCGATCTGATCGTCGGAAACGTTCCGAAAGATTTCGATATCGTCACCGATGCGACGCCGAATCGCATCAAAAGAATTTTCAGAAATGCGCGCATTATCGGGCGCCGTTTTCGGCTCGTACACGTCGTATTCGGATCGAAGATTTTTGAAGTGAGCACTTTTCGTTCGACTGTCGACGGTTCCGTCGGAAACGAATTCGGTTCTATGGACGAAGACGTAAAGCGGCGCGATTTTACGCTCAACGCGCTGTACTACGATCCCGTAAAAGAACAGGTCATCGATTACGTCGGCGGCATGCGCGACATCAAAAAACACGTCCTTCGCCCGGTCATCGCGCTTGACCGCATCTTCGTCGAAGATCCGGTGCGTATGCTGCGCGCGGTAAAGTATTCGGCGATGACGGGAGCACGCATGCCTTTTTCGCTGCGATACAAAATCCGAAAAAGCGCACATCTTCTCGAAACGGTGTCTGCTTCCCGCTTGACCGAAGAACTTTTAAAAATCATCAACAGCGGCCGCGCTTACGATATCGTGCGTGAAGCGCTCGAAACCGACTTGTATATGTACTTGCAGCCCGCGGCGACTGCTCTCATATACGAAAGCAAAGATTTTGAAAGCTCGTATATGAAACATTTGCAAGCGCTCGACGAATTGAGCGCATCGGACGGCGATGTGCGGCTCGGAAGGAAGCTCGTCTTTATCGTGCAGGATTTTATCGAAACGCTCACCGATTGGAAAAAAGAAGTCGCCCTTCGCACGCCTTCCGGAGAGCTGTACATACGGACGTGGAGCGAATGTAGAAAGTACGTGCTTCCGATGAATCCTCAGCGAACGGAGCTCGAATTCGCCGTCCGCGCGGTGCTGCAGACGCTCGGCGTTTCGGTCCGCTCTTCAAAAAAGCGGCGAAAGCCGATCGGACACGCAGACGATCAATAAGATCCCGTTTTTTGATTAATTAATAAAACTGAAAATGAAAATACCGCTTACGCCCGCGTGGAGCGGCGCCGAAGGCGGCCGCCGGAGCGAGAAGAGCGAGCGAAGCGGCCGAGCGTGAGCGAGCCGCGGAAGGCGGGATGGCAAAAAAGTGCCGTCCGAAAATGTCAAAGGTAAAATCGAAAAATTATTAATTTTTTATAAAACAAATTTCCGACAGCCTTACCCGGGGGCGCGTTCGGTTACTTTGTCGATGATGATATTCGCTTCTTCGATAAAGGTGCCGGTCGTGCTTTCGACGGCGTCGATGATGGATTTTTGCAGGCCGTCGACGCGCTTTGTAAGCGGAGTGCC
This Treponema socranskii subsp. buccale DNA region includes the following protein-coding sequences:
- the pcnB gene encoding polynucleotide adenylyltransferase PcnB, whose translation is MLIRYGTDERGKPVKKALIYTKLEHGIAKDKIDVDALRIIERLRGAGFSAYIVGGAVRDLIVGNVPKDFDIVTDATPNRIKRIFRNARIIGRRFRLVHVVFGSKIFEVSTFRSTVDGSVGNEFGSMDEDVKRRDFTLNALYYDPVKEQVIDYVGGMRDIKKHVLRPVIALDRIFVEDPVRMLRAVKYSAMTGARMPFSLRYKIRKSAHLLETVSASRLTEELLKIINSGRAYDIVREALETDLYMYLQPAATALIYESKDFESSYMKHLQALDELSASDGDVRLGRKLVFIVQDFIETLTDWKKEVALRTPSGELYIRTWSECRKYVLPMNPQRTELEFAVRAVLQTLGVSVRSSKKRRKPIGHADDQ